The proteins below come from a single Balaenoptera musculus isolate JJ_BM4_2016_0621 chromosome 1, mBalMus1.pri.v3, whole genome shotgun sequence genomic window:
- the C1H1orf216 gene encoding UPF0500 protein C1orf216 homolog, protein MFAIQPGVAEGGQFLGDPPPGVCQPELQPDSNSNFMASAKDTNETWHGMPGQVEPILLRSFSELPSDNQAFQDPGLPEGEVRSPPEGAEIPGAGPEKMGGASTVCSPLEDNGYASSSLSIDSPSCSPEPACGTPPGPGPPAPLLPSVAQAVQQLQAQERYKEQEKEKHHVHLVMYRRLALLQWIRVLQHQLVDQQARLQESFDTILDNRKELIRCLQQRAAPSTPQDQG, encoded by the coding sequence ATGTTTGCCATCCAGCCAGGGGTAGCTGAAGGGGGGCAGTTCCTGGGGGACCCGCCTCCTGGAGTATGTCAGCCCGAGCTTCAACCAGACAGCAACTCCAACTTCATGGCAAGTGCCAAAGATACCAATGAGACTTGGCATGGGATGCCGGGCCAAGTGGAACCCATACTGTTGAGGAGCTTCTCTGAGTTGCCCTCTGACAACCAGGCCTTCCAGGATCCTGGACTCCCTGAGGGGGAGGTCCGCAGCCCACCAGAGGGGGCAGAGATCCCTGGAGCTGGGCCTGAGAAGATGGGTGGTGCCAGCACAGTCTGCTCCCCTCTGGAGGACAACGGCTATGCCAGCAGCTCCCTGAGCATTGACAGCCCTAGCTGCAGCCCTGAGCCTGCCTGTGGGACCCCTCCCGGCCCTGGCCCTCCAGCTCCCCTTCTGCCCTCGGTGGCCCAGGCCGTACAGCAGCTGCAGGCTCAAGAGCGCTATaaagagcaggagaaggagaagCATCATGTGCACTTGGTGATGTACCGTCGCCTGGCCCTGCTCCAGTGGATCCGGGTCCTGCAGCACCAGTTGGTTGACCAGCAGGCCCGTCTGCAGGAGAGCTTTGACACCATTCTAGACAACCGGAAGGAGCTTATCCGCTGTCTCCAACAGAGGGCAGCACCATCCACACCCCAGGACCAGGGCTAA
- the LOC118895567 gene encoding LOW QUALITY PROTEIN: solute carrier family 28 member 3-like (The sequence of the model RefSeq protein was modified relative to this genomic sequence to represent the inferred CDS: inserted 4 bases in 3 codons; substituted 1 base at 1 genomic stop codon), with translation MGSSAPVSRPAKSVSCKNSVELQRMVALTAEGCSNTGFQSDEDCFENQNTSGNDNSLRSRVVQNRGQEKGKQGEEQVTIEQDSPGKDEDEEDDQETHQKGCLERKCGPIYDFCREHKTTIKYIIWGILIASYLALVIVACVLNFRRALLLFVITVVAIFFVIWDHFMARCESQIAQFLSPGQRLLGNHWFWLKWVIWACLILGVIFWLVFDTTKLGQQQLVSFGGLIMYIILTFLFSKHPTKVYWRPVFWGIGLQFLLGLLILRTETGFMAFDWLRKQVQTFLEYTDAGASFVFGEKYKDHFFAFKVLPIVVFFSTVMSMLHYLGLMQWIIKKHSXVGWVMLVTMGTSPVESVVASGNIFVGQTESPLLVQPYLPYVTKSELHAIMTTGFSTIAGSVLGAYISFGVSSSHLLTASVMSTPAALAISKLSWPETETPKITLXGASSSISLVVNIAVNLIAFLALLSFVNSALSWFGNMFDYPQLSFEVICSYIFMPFSFMMGVDWQASFMVAKLIGYKTFFNESVAYQKLSKLIQLRQECGPXFVDGVQQYMSIRAETVATHALSGFAHFGSLGIVIGGLTSIALTGKXTSVDINCHHVLENAFNSSSVRNTTNAVSCCQSLLSNTVARGPGEVIPEGNHSLYLKDCCNLLNPPTLNCSWVPNAF, from the exons ATGGGGTCTAGTGCCCCTGTGTCT aggccAGCCAAATCCGTGAGCTGCAAAAATTCTGTGGAGCTGCAGAGGATGGTAGCCCTCACAGCCGAGGGCTGCAGCAACACCGGCTTTCAGAGTGATGAAGACTGCTTTGAAAACCAGAACACATCAGGAAATGACAACTCACTAAGGAGTAGAGTTGTGCAAAACAGAGGGCAAGAAAAGGGCAAACAGGGGGAAGAGCAAGTCACCATTGAGCAGGATTCTCCAGGAAAGGATGAAGATGAGGAGGACGATCAAGAGACGCATCAAAAAGGGTGCCTGGAAAGGAAGTGTGGTCCAATTTATGATTTTTGTAGGGAACACAAAACAACCATTAAGTATATCATCTGGGGCATTTTAATAGCAAGTTACCTGGCTCTGGTGATTGTGGCCTGTGTGCTGAACTTTCGCAGAGCCCTTCTTCTTTTCGTGATCACGGTGGTTGCCATCTTCTTTGTGATCTGGGATCACTTCATGGCCAGATGTGAGTCTCAAATCGCTCAGTTCCTGTCTCCTGGCCAAAGGCTTCTGGGCAACCATTGGTTCTGGCTGAAGTGGGTGATTTGGGCCTGCCTGATCCTGGGAGTTATTTTCTGGCTGGTCTTTGACACCACCAAATTGGGCCAACAGCAGCTGGTGTCCTTCGGTGGACTCATAATGTACATTATCCTGACATTTCTATTTTCCAAGCACCCAACCAAAGTTTACTGGAGGCCTGTCTTCTGGGGTATTGGGTTACAGTTTCTTCTTGGGCTTTTGATACTAAGGACAGAAACTGGATTTATGGCTTTTGATTGGTTACGGAAACAAGTTCAGACGTTCCTGGAGTACACTGATGCTGGCGCCTCATTTGTCTTTGGTGAGAAATATAAAGACCACTTTTTTGCATTTAAGGTCCTGCCCATCGTGGTTTTCTTCAGCACTGTGATGTCCATGTTGCACTACCTCGGATTGATGCAGTGGATCATTAAAAAGCATTCCT AGGTTGGATGGGTAATGCTAGTGACTATGGGAACATCTCCTGTTGAATCTGTAGTTGCTTCTGGCAATATATTTGTTGGACAGACAGAATCTCCACTGCTGGTCCAGCCATATTTACCATACGTCACCAAGTCCGAACTCCACGCAATCATGACCACTGGGTTCTCTACCATTGCTGGAAGTGTCTTAGGTGCATATATTTCTTTTGGGGTTTCATCCTCTCACCTGTTAACTGCTTCAGTTATGTCCACACCTGCAGCATTGGCTATTTCTAAACTTTCTTGGCCTGAGACAGAAACACCTAAAATAACCC AGGGAGCATCCTCATCCATTTCCCTGGTGGTGAACATCGCTGTGAATTTGATTGCCTTCCTGGCCCTGTTGTCTTTTGTGAATTCAGCCCTGTCCTGGTTTGGAAACATGTTTGACTACCCACAACTGAGTTTCGAAGTAATATGCTCCTACATCTTCATGCCCTTTTCCTTCATGATGGGAGTGGACTGGCAAGCCAGCTTTATGGTTGCCAAACTCATAGGTTATAAGACATTCTTCAATGAATCTGTGGCTTATCAGAAACTCTCAAAATTGATCCAATTAAGGCAAGAGTGTGGAC AATTTGTGGATGGTGTGCAGCAATATATGTCGATTCGTGCTGAGACAGTTGCCACTCATGCTCTCAGTGGCTTTGCCCATTTCGGTTCCCTAGGAATAGTGATCGGCGGACTCACATCCATAGCACTTACCGGCAA CACTTCTGTAGACATCAACTGCCATCATGTTTTGGAGAATGCCTTCAACTCCAGCTCAGTTAGAAACACAACCAATGCAGTATCTTGCTGCCAGAGTCTACTGAGCAACACTGTTGCCAGGGGTCCTGGTGAGGTCATCCCAGAAGGAAACCATAGCCTGTATTTGAAGGACTGCTGCAATTTGTTGAATCCACCAACACTAAACTGCAGTTGGGTTCCTAATGCATTTTGA